A single region of the Aeromicrobium chenweiae genome encodes:
- a CDS encoding FAD-dependent oxidoreductase, with product MKLASLFSPLTAGQVTLPNRIVMAAMSTGLADERGWITDAQIAYYAERARGGVGLVVVEFACVASRFGISEKTQVTLDDDGAVPGHARLVAAIKAEGAVAGLQLQMPGQFAAPRPGLVPIAPSDVRSRRDGSLRARGLGQDEVEDVVASFARAAARAVTAGYDVIELHGAHGYLLHAFMSPAMNHRDDAWGGDLDRRLAFPRAVISAVKAEIGDRPLLYRLSAEDYMAGGLSIEDMVAIAPLLVAAGVDGIDVSTGSIAGSLERTIDPMSREGWRFDLARRIKEAVEVPVAGIGTRWPETAEAALEAGDVDLIALGRPLLADPAWAAKARGDLTAPIRPCTSCNWCADRVFKHEATGCAENPRAGRELVPLITGDVGRGRRIVVVGGGPGGMAAAIQADSVGFDVILFERAASLGGGLIASAAPPDKQNLLWYRDYLVERLQSSAVDIRLGVEATADLIVDLDPFAVIQAQGTTSLEHGIPGDDGPTVHSAYDLLLGDESVVAALPGPAVVYGGGETGCETAELLAVHGLDVALVTRSRDGELSRAAEPLYRKVLLGRLRANPRITLLAETHLTAIGPSDVGLTSAGESRRVPAATVVLAQGRRSNTGLHAELTTLGRRCVLIGDAAGIARIGEAVHQAHAAVRDLAGTNAEPAPA from the coding sequence ATGAAGCTCGCGAGTTTGTTCAGCCCGCTCACCGCGGGACAGGTGACACTGCCCAACCGCATCGTGATGGCCGCGATGTCGACGGGCCTGGCCGACGAGCGGGGCTGGATCACCGACGCGCAGATCGCGTACTACGCCGAGCGCGCCCGCGGCGGCGTGGGGCTGGTGGTCGTCGAGTTCGCCTGCGTCGCGAGCCGGTTCGGCATCTCCGAGAAGACCCAGGTGACCCTGGACGACGACGGGGCGGTTCCCGGCCACGCCCGGCTGGTGGCGGCGATCAAGGCCGAGGGGGCGGTGGCCGGCCTCCAGCTCCAGATGCCGGGTCAGTTCGCCGCACCCCGCCCCGGACTGGTGCCCATCGCCCCCAGCGACGTGCGGTCCAGGCGCGACGGGTCCCTCCGGGCCCGCGGCCTGGGCCAGGACGAGGTCGAGGACGTCGTGGCGAGCTTCGCCCGGGCCGCGGCACGTGCCGTCACGGCGGGGTACGACGTGATCGAGCTGCACGGCGCCCACGGCTACCTGCTGCACGCCTTCATGTCGCCGGCCATGAACCACCGGGACGACGCCTGGGGCGGCGACCTCGATCGTCGGCTCGCGTTCCCGCGCGCCGTCATCTCCGCGGTCAAGGCCGAGATCGGCGACCGGCCTCTGCTCTACCGCCTGTCGGCCGAGGACTACATGGCCGGTGGCCTGTCGATCGAGGACATGGTCGCGATCGCTCCCCTGCTCGTCGCCGCGGGCGTCGACGGCATCGACGTGTCCACCGGCTCGATCGCCGGATCGCTCGAACGCACCATCGACCCCATGTCCCGGGAGGGGTGGCGCTTCGACCTCGCCCGCCGCATCAAGGAGGCCGTCGAGGTCCCCGTCGCCGGCATCGGGACCAGGTGGCCCGAGACCGCGGAGGCGGCGCTCGAGGCCGGCGACGTCGACCTGATCGCCCTGGGCCGGCCGCTGCTGGCCGATCCCGCATGGGCTGCGAAGGCGCGGGGTGACCTGACCGCACCCATCCGTCCGTGCACGAGCTGCAACTGGTGCGCGGACCGCGTGTTCAAGCACGAGGCGACCGGCTGCGCCGAGAATCCCCGGGCAGGCCGCGAGCTGGTCCCCCTCATCACCGGGGACGTCGGCCGCGGACGGCGGATCGTCGTCGTGGGTGGCGGACCCGGCGGGATGGCCGCCGCGATCCAGGCGGACTCCGTCGGGTTCGACGTGATCCTGTTCGAGCGCGCCGCGTCGCTGGGTGGCGGGCTGATCGCCTCCGCGGCTCCGCCGGACAAGCAGAACCTGCTGTGGTACCGGGACTACCTCGTCGAGAGGCTGCAGTCCTCGGCCGTGGACATCCGCCTCGGGGTCGAGGCCACCGCTGACCTGATCGTCGACCTCGACCCGTTCGCGGTCATCCAGGCGCAGGGCACGACCTCGCTCGAGCACGGCATCCCCGGCGACGACGGGCCCACGGTCCACTCGGCGTACGACCTCCTGCTCGGCGACGAATCGGTGGTCGCGGCGTTGCCGGGCCCCGCCGTCGTCTACGGCGGCGGTGAGACCGGCTGCGAGACCGCCGAGCTGCTCGCGGTCCACGGCCTGGACGTCGCACTGGTGACCCGGTCGCGCGACGGCGAGCTCTCCCGCGCCGCCGAGCCGCTGTACCGCAAGGTCCTGCTGGGGCGGCTGCGTGCCAATCCGCGCATCACGCTGCTGGCCGAGACGCACCTGACCGCCATCGGTCCGTCCGACGTCGGGCTCACGTCCGCCGGCGAGAGCCGCCGTGTCCCCGCCGCGACGGTGGTCCTGGCGCAGGGCCGACGCAGCAACACCGGCCTGCACGCCGAGCTCACCACCCTGGGACGTCGGTGCGTCCTGATCGGCGACGCGGCCGGGATCGCGCGCATCGGCGAGGCCGTGCACCAGGCCCATGCGGCCGTCCGGGATCTCGCGGGGACGAACGCGGAGCCGGCGCCGGCCTGA
- a CDS encoding ester cyclase: MRRYVHGFVNAQDPDAARSIMAADYRLHMGSDTLVGRDDQYLPAVLHQMAQFPGLGFSIHELITDGTRTALLFSEHGHAERSPGHGAAWRGVSIYRAENGLLAECWVEQDHFGRRHQLAVGEAEPVRPVALDPWSAHEPADDTRREQAEVALQQWLGRLTSWPPAEGAVDAGSSGSTQPRIEVTSVVLNAFVVEGARVAFNATIAGTYRGGLPDAGDPGVPVTTAIGAFARLADGELTDLDAISNRVLVQRQLRAAREGTASRTP; the protein is encoded by the coding sequence ATGAGGCGGTACGTCCACGGCTTCGTGAACGCCCAGGACCCGGACGCCGCCCGCTCGATCATGGCCGCCGACTACCGGCTCCACATGGGCAGCGACACCCTCGTCGGGCGCGACGACCAGTACCTCCCCGCCGTGCTGCACCAGATGGCGCAGTTCCCTGGCCTCGGGTTCAGCATCCACGAGCTGATCACGGACGGTACTAGAACTGCCCTGCTGTTCAGTGAGCACGGTCACGCCGAACGGTCGCCCGGCCACGGTGCGGCGTGGCGTGGTGTCAGCATCTACCGCGCGGAGAACGGCCTCCTGGCCGAGTGCTGGGTCGAGCAGGACCACTTCGGGCGCCGCCACCAGCTCGCCGTCGGCGAGGCGGAGCCGGTGCGCCCCGTCGCGCTGGATCCGTGGTCGGCCCACGAGCCGGCGGACGACACCCGGCGTGAGCAGGCCGAGGTCGCGCTGCAGCAGTGGCTCGGCAGGCTCACGTCCTGGCCGCCGGCCGAGGGTGCGGTCGACGCCGGCTCCAGCGGGTCGACACAGCCGCGCATCGAGGTGACCTCCGTCGTCCTGAACGCCTTCGTGGTGGAGGGGGCCCGCGTGGCCTTCAACGCCACGATCGCCGGGACCTACCGCGGCGGCCTGCCCGACGCGGGAGATCCCGGCGTGCCGGTGACGACCGCGATCGGCGCCTTCGCCCGTCTGGCGGACGGCGAGCTGACCGATCTCGACGCGATCAGCAACCGGGTCCTGGTCCAGCGCCAGCTGCGCGCGGCCCGCGAGGGAACGGCGTCACGCACGCCCTGA
- a CDS encoding AMP-binding protein, whose translation MWINATTIGDRLDQEADRNDGIALVMGDRRLTYRELSDASDQVAAGLLGLGVKRGDRVGILMPNSVDFVVSIFAIAKIAAVIVPVNARFKAHEASYVIDHAEISVMLTSGDPSGATDFPGLLATVISEGGMAEATVVDMGESPRGGFLTRDDLLAAAVPVADVKRVQASVRLRDIGILMYTSGTTARPKGCLLTHEAVVRQGEKVARTRFNLTREDALWDPLPLFHCGGIVPMLGVFSVGAKFCHPGFFEPGPSLRMIKAERCTVLYPAFEAIWLGLVDHEEYVPEELQHVRLVQNIHTPERMEQFAAQMPWASHVTSYGSTECATNLTMGLEFDSPDLRLRTLGPVVDGMEVKIVDPETGLEVPPGVMGELCFRGYSCFEGYYKDPELTAQVFDEDGFFHSGDRACIEETGHLLYGGRIKDMLKVGGENVAAIEIEDFLATHPAVRVVQVVGVPDARYDEVPAAFVELEPGAEATEAEIIAYCIGRVATYKVPRYVRFVTSWPMSGTKIKKFELRDPLVAELTADGVPQAPKPAAQPAS comes from the coding sequence ATGTGGATCAACGCAACAACCATCGGAGACCGCCTCGACCAGGAGGCCGATCGCAACGACGGGATCGCGTTGGTGATGGGTGATCGCCGACTGACCTACCGCGAGCTGTCCGACGCGAGCGACCAGGTCGCCGCCGGACTTCTCGGCCTCGGCGTCAAGCGTGGCGACCGGGTCGGCATCCTCATGCCCAACTCGGTTGACTTCGTCGTGTCGATCTTCGCGATCGCGAAGATCGCGGCCGTCATCGTGCCGGTCAATGCGCGGTTCAAGGCGCACGAGGCCTCCTACGTCATCGATCACGCGGAGATCTCCGTGATGCTGACGTCCGGGGATCCGTCCGGGGCGACGGACTTCCCGGGCCTGCTGGCCACCGTGATCTCCGAGGGCGGCATGGCCGAGGCGACCGTGGTCGACATGGGGGAGTCGCCGCGCGGGGGGTTCCTGACCCGCGACGACCTGCTCGCCGCCGCGGTGCCCGTCGCGGACGTCAAGCGGGTGCAGGCCAGTGTCCGGCTGCGCGACATCGGCATCCTGATGTACACGTCGGGCACCACCGCCCGCCCCAAGGGCTGCCTGCTGACCCACGAGGCCGTGGTCCGTCAGGGCGAGAAGGTCGCCCGCACGCGGTTCAACCTCACGCGTGAGGACGCCTTGTGGGATCCGCTGCCCCTGTTCCACTGCGGCGGCATCGTGCCGATGCTCGGCGTGTTCTCGGTCGGCGCCAAGTTCTGCCACCCGGGGTTCTTCGAGCCGGGGCCCTCGCTGCGGATGATCAAGGCCGAGCGCTGCACGGTGCTGTACCCCGCCTTCGAGGCGATCTGGCTGGGCCTGGTCGACCACGAGGAGTACGTGCCGGAGGAGCTGCAGCACGTCCGGCTCGTGCAGAACATCCACACGCCCGAGCGCATGGAGCAGTTCGCGGCGCAGATGCCCTGGGCCAGCCACGTCACGTCGTACGGCTCCACCGAGTGCGCGACCAACCTGACCATGGGGCTGGAGTTCGACAGCCCGGACCTGCGCCTGCGCACGCTCGGCCCGGTGGTCGACGGCATGGAGGTGAAGATCGTCGATCCCGAGACGGGTCTCGAGGTCCCGCCGGGCGTCATGGGCGAGCTGTGCTTCCGCGGCTACTCGTGCTTCGAGGGCTACTACAAGGACCCCGAGCTCACCGCCCAGGTGTTCGACGAGGACGGCTTCTTCCACTCCGGCGACCGCGCCTGCATCGAGGAGACCGGTCACCTGCTGTACGGCGGCCGGATCAAGGACATGCTCAAGGTCGGTGGCGAGAACGTCGCGGCGATCGAGATCGAGGACTTCCTCGCGACGCACCCCGCGGTCCGGGTCGTCCAGGTCGTGGGCGTCCCGGACGCACGCTACGACGAGGTGCCTGCCGCCTTCGTCGAGCTCGAGCCGGGCGCCGAGGCCACCGAGGCGGAGATCATCGCGTACTGCATCGGTCGGGTCGCGACCTACAAGGTGCCGCGCTACGTGCGCTTCGTGACGTCCTGGCCGATGTCGGGCACCAAGATCAAGAAGTTCGAGCTGAGGGACCCCCTGGTTGCGGAGCTGACGGCCGACGGTGTGCCGCAGGCACCGAAGCCTGCAGCACAGCCGGCGTCGTAG